The Toxoplasma gondii ME49 chromosome XII, whole genome shotgun sequence genome includes a region encoding these proteins:
- the AP2XII6 gene encoding AP2 domain transcription factor AP2XII-6 (encoded by transcript TGME49_249190): MPSAGGHGDAMQVPAGHEDGDYFSRKQRLLAVLFQSVVTGPVAHEAARAHLGPNVLAACTGKERFETSMTGSPTKSGTTTVNGGSDRRAGANAYRTTHKSRAASRAGGRGHNLDEGSTEKNRSRCLHVTEHRRSATVASENETPSLPNGNEGCRKRKFYDEQLPVGVYRQKQKYVANWIHPKTRRQIKVSFPIDLWGDSQARKMAVIARRERCMDVGEVESLLKREERNKTSRHQPVPSGGGGNQISNDSYSAVSMAAVQRADLKTGKYHPPDSALENA, from the coding sequence ATGCCGTCCGCGGGCGGACACGGGGACGCAATGCAAGTTCCAGCGGGGCACGAAGACGGTGACTACTTTTCccggaagcagagactccTTGCTGTTCTGTTCCAGTCTGTTGTTACTGGACCAGTCGCCCACGAGGCTGCGCGGGCTCATCTAGGACCTAACGTCCTGGCAGCTTGTACGGGAAAGGAGCGCTTTGAAACGTCCATGACAGGGTCGCCCACAAAGAGCGGCACCACGACGGTTAACGGAGGGTCCGATCGCAGAGCTGGAGCAAACGCGTACCGAACCACACACAAATCAAGGGCTGCTTCACGTGCAGGTGGCCGCGGACACAACCTCGACGAGGGcagcacagagaaaaacaggtcAAGGTGCCTTCACGTAACTGAACATAGACGCAGCGCGACTGTCGCttcagagaacgagacaccTAGCCTCCCAAATGGTAATGAAGGCTGCCGGAAGAGAAAATTTTATGACGAACAACTGCCCGTCGGTGTGTACCGCCAAAAGCAGAAATATGTTGCGAACTGGATACATCCGAAAACCCGCAGGCAAATCAAGGTGAGTTTCCCCATCGACCTGTGGGGCGACTCTCAAGCTCGCAAGATGGCTGTGATTGCCAGACGTGAGCGATGCATGGATGTTGGAGAGGTGGAGAGTCTTCTCAAGCGTGAAGAGCGTAACAAGACTTCAAGGCATCAACCAGTTCCGTCGGGGGGTGGCGGCAACCAAATATCCAACGATTCGTATAGTGCCGTTTCGATGGCTGCGGTCCAGCGTGCTGATTTAAAGACGGGAAAATATCACCCACCAGACTCAGCGCTCGAAAACGCCTAG